A stretch of Rhizobium sp. TH2 DNA encodes these proteins:
- the rfbC gene encoding dTDP-4-dehydrorhamnose 3,5-epimerase: MEFKTFDICGPLLIVPKRIGDTRGWFAETFRADLFLENAGPVEFVQHNQSMSAAKGTVRGMHFQLEPMAQGKLVRCLKGAILDVVVDIRRSSLTFGQHVSAELTAENGHQLWVPPGFAHGFVTLVENTEVFYLVTSRYSPAHDRGLLWSDPALGIDWRIREGEAQLSDKDRKLPVLNDLQDLFD; this comes from the coding sequence ATGGAATTCAAGACCTTCGACATTTGCGGACCCTTGTTGATCGTGCCGAAGCGTATCGGCGACACGCGCGGATGGTTTGCCGAGACATTTCGTGCCGATCTTTTCCTGGAGAATGCTGGGCCGGTGGAGTTCGTCCAGCACAATCAGTCGATGTCGGCAGCCAAGGGTACGGTTCGCGGGATGCATTTTCAGCTGGAGCCCATGGCGCAGGGCAAGCTCGTGCGCTGCCTGAAGGGCGCTATCCTCGATGTTGTCGTCGATATCCGCCGGTCGTCGCTGACGTTCGGGCAGCATGTCTCAGCGGAACTGACTGCGGAGAATGGGCATCAACTCTGGGTGCCACCCGGCTTTGCGCATGGCTTCGTCACGCTTGTCGAGAACACGGAAGTCTTTTATCTGGTGACCTCCCGCTACAGTCCCGCGCACGACCGAGGGCTGTTGTGGAGCGATCCGGCACTTGGCATCGATTGGCGGATCCGCGAAGGAGAGGCCCAGCTTTCGGACAAGGATCGGAAACTGCCTGTGCTAAATGATCTCCAGGACCTTTTCGACTAA